The sequence GCGTTCCGTGGCTCGAGCGGCTCGCCGCCCCCGCGCCCGCCTGGGCGGGGCCGATCGCGACGGGGCCGCTCGCCCCGCTCCTCCCGCGCGAGCGCTATCTGGCCGCCGTCCGCCGCATCCTCGACTACCTGGCCGCGGGCGACGCCTACCAGGTGAACCTCACGCAGCCGTACGCGGCGCCGCTCGCAGCGCCGGCGTGGGCGCTCTTCGCCGCGCTCGCGCGCCGCCACCCGGTGCCCCACGGCGGCTACCTCGACGTGGGCGATGCCTGCCTCCTCGCCAACTCGCCGGAGCTCTTCCTCCGCCGCCGCGGCGAGCGGGTGGAGACGCGGCCCATCAAGGGCACGCGCCCGCGCGGCGCGGGGCGCGCGCGCGACGCCGCGCTCGCCGCGGAGCTGGTCGCGGATGCGAAGGAGCGGGCCGAGCACGTGATGATCGTCGACCTCGAGCGCAACGACCTCGGGCGGGTGGCGGACATCGGATCGGTCGCGGTCGAGGCATACGCGCGCCTCGAGAGCCACCCGACCGTGCATCACCTCGTGTCCTCGGTCGTCGGTCGGGTGCGACCGGACGTGGGCCTCGCGGATCTCCTGCGCGCGACCTTCCCCGGCGGCTCGATCACCGGTGCACCCAAGGCGCGCGCCATGGAGATCATCCGCGAGCTCGAGCCGGTGCCGCGCGGTGCCTACACCGGCGCCTTCGGCCTCTTCCATCCGAGCGGCGACCTGGAGCTCGGCCTCGCCATCCGGACCGCGCTCGTGGCCGGAGGCGTCGTCCGCTACCACGCCGGCGGCGGCATCGTCGCCGACTCGGACCCGGAGCGTGAGCTCGCCGAGGCGTGGCTCAAGACGGCCGCGCTGCGCCTCGCCCTCGGCGAGGACGCGCGCCCCGAGCTGGAGCTGTGCTCGTCTGGCTGAACGGGCGCTTCCTGCCCGCCCGTGACGCCCGCGTCTCGGCCCTCGACCGCGGCCTTCTCCACGGCGACGGCGTCTACGACACGTGGCGGACCTACGGCGGCCTGCCGTTCGCGACCGCCGCGCATCTCCGTCGCCTGGCGGGCGCGGCGCGCGCCCTCGGCCTGCCCGCGCCCGGCCCCGCACGCGGGTGGGAGCGCCGGGCGCGCCTCCTGGTCGCGCGCGCCGGGCTCGCCGACGCAGCGGTGCGCCTGACCGTCACGCGCGGCGTCGCGGGCGAGGGGCTGGCACCGGAGCGGCGCGCGCGCCCGACCCTGCTGCTCAG is a genomic window of Deltaproteobacteria bacterium containing:
- a CDS encoding anthranilate synthase component I family protein, with product MRVVPLALRRDPLEVLASLGTEPGAFLLEVPDAAEPVTLLGCAPRAQLRVLADGHVERDGRREAGDPLAAVERFVAEGPPLPFPYGGAVGYLAYEFGRFTAPARDGAARAPDVPLAVLSRYDPVLVHDRSRGQYALACAEPASARVPWLERLAAPAPAWAGPIATGPLAPLLPRERYLAAVRRILDYLAAGDAYQVNLTQPYAAPLAAPAWALFAALARRHPVPHGGYLDVGDACLLANSPELFLRRRGERVETRPIKGTRPRGAGRARDAALAAELVADAKERAEHVMIVDLERNDLGRVADIGSVAVEAYARLESHPTVHHLVSSVVGRVRPDVGLADLLRATFPGGSITGAPKARAMEIIRELEPVPRGAYTGAFGLFHPSGDLELGLAIRTALVAGGVVRYHAGGGIVADSDPERELAEAWLKTAALRLALGEDARPELELCSSG